One part of the Mya arenaria isolate MELC-2E11 chromosome 3, ASM2691426v1 genome encodes these proteins:
- the LOC128228309 gene encoding cytochrome b-c1 complex subunit 8-like, which translates to MKLTGTVGRAWGNIGHVNRMVKFGTSPYETRAFPSIMQKPYSVFLRFRRQTLLVIPPLYLTYMAYKYLQVESHRFRSKDPAEFANDQ; encoded by the exons ATGAAGCTCACGGGCACTGTGGGTAGAGCATGGGGAAACATTGGCCATGTCAACAGGATGGTCAAGTTTGGAACTTCGCCGTATGAAACGAGAGCATTTCCCTCAATCATGCAAAAGCCATACAGTGTATTTCTCCGGTTTAGGAGACAAACCTTGCTTGTTATTCCCC CTCTATACCTTACGTATATGGCATACAAATACCTGCAAGTGGAGAGTCACAGATTTCGCAGCAAGGATCCCGCCGAGTTTGCAAATGACCAATAG